The following nucleotide sequence is from Rubripirellula tenax.
AATTGCGCCGGAAAGTCGACGGATCCATCAAAAGGCTCGTGGGCTTCGACACCGAACGACGCCAGCTCGTCTTGGTACGACTTCAACTGATTGACGTCCTGGGCCAGCGAATCTCGCATATCCGACACCTCATCGAGGTATGCCTGACCGTTGAAGGTCTCGGGCAACGCGTCGATGGCACGCAGCTGCTCCTTCTGGGTGGCTACAGATGCGCTCAATCGTGCAAGATCACGAACGATTCGACGGACCAACGGCAGCGTCTTTGTGGCGCGAGCGGGGGTGTAGGAAATCGACTGAAGTGGATTTCCGTCGTTCGAGTCGTGGGTCTGATTGATGGCGCGAACCATGGGAATACCTTTTCCAAAGGGAGAAGAGGCGATCTCAACTGTGTAAGTGTTATGACGAGTCAAACCGTCAAACGGTTCCGGTTTGCAAACAGAATGAAGTCACCGTCCAACGGAACAAACTCTACGCACATCCGCTCCACGGACCACCAACAAAACATTTTCGGCGCCAAAACGCCGTGAAACTGTCCAATTGAAAGCATTTCCGCACGGTTTTAGCGATTCTGTGTCAAAACGGCCGTGGGAAGGGCAAAATTTATCACTTGTCAAGGCGGGATTCCTTGACGCGCCCAAATTTTGACCTAGAGTTGCAAGTGTCGGAAACAGCGAATACGCACGGAAAGAATTCGCGGGCACAACCGGCCTACGTAGCGGTGAAGCAGGAATCAGGGTCGATTCTAGAATCCTGCACGACATCGGAAATGTAGGCACGCACGAGAAACAAAAAATTGGGCCGGTTAAGGTAAAGGACGGAACATGCTGGTTTTATCAAGAAAAAAGAACGAAAGTATCGTCATCAACAACGACATCAAGATCGTTGTTGTTGAAATCCGTGGTGACAAGGTTCGGCTGGGTGTGGAAGCACCCCGTGAAGTGCCGGTTCACCGCCGCGAAGTCTATGACGCGATCCAGCGAAGTCTGGAAGCGGGTGAGTTGACCGTCGAGTCAACTGATACGCCCGTTGAATCGGGCGATGCCCCTATTGAATCATAGTTGAACGTCGATCGGCGCTTCCCAAAAGGAGCGTCGTTTGCGTTCCTTTCGGCGAGCGGGGTTGTTCAGTCGATTGCGTGAAAATAATTAGCGAAGTCGCGTTCCTGCGACGCTGATTTTCACCATCTGTTGTTCCTCAGCAAGAATTTCTAGCGGGCGGCCATCACCGCCTTGACGGGTTCGCCGTCACTTCGCTACAACGGTGCCCACAAGGACATTTGGAGCCGAATCATTGGCCCGCAACTGTCGTTGTTACATTGACGGTCCCTTCGTCTAGTGGTCTAGGACACTGCCCTTTCACGGCGGCAACACGGGTTCGAACCCCGTAGGGATCATCTCTGTTTCGGCTCTCACGTCGAAACACAAAAAGCTCGCTATATGCGAGCTTTTTTTATGCGCCGTGGACACGTACGTTAGCCACCGTCACCTGCTTTCGGTTGTATCGCAAATGTGAGAAAATTCAGAAACGTTGCCAACTCGGCACGCAACTCGACTTTTCTACGAAGTGAACCAAACCACCATGGCTACTTCTGCTGCGAAGCGTATCGAACAATTGCGTGGCGAGATTCGCCGCCTCGACCATCTCTATTACGTCGAGGCGACACCCGAGGTTTCAGACCTTGCATACGATCGGCTGCTTGAGGAACTCAAGGAACTTGAGGCCGCGAATCCTCAGTTCGCGTCGCCCGATTCACCAACGCAGCGCGTCGGCGACGCCCCCGTCGATCACTTGGTTCAAGTTCCACACTCCGTGCCGATGTTGTCGATCGATAATACGTACAGCCGCGAGGAACTGAAGTCCTATTTTGATCGAACCGAAAAGCTGCTCGACGGCGAACCCATCGAATGGGTGATGGAATACAAAATCGACGGCGTCGCCGGATCGATCCGGTACGAAGGCGGCGCGATGACATTGGCCCTGACGCGTGGCAACGGCGATGTTGGCGATGACATCACGCACAACATTCGCACGATCCGAGATCTGCCGTTGGCAATGGTCGGGCAAAAGATCCCGCCGG
It contains:
- a CDS encoding DUF2203 domain-containing protein, producing MVRAINQTHDSNDGNPLQSISYTPARATKTLPLVRRIVRDLARLSASVATQKEQLRAIDALPETFNGQAYLDEVSDMRDSLAQDVNQLKSYQDELASFGVEAHEPFDGSVDFPAQLNRRPVFLCWLPDDDRVEYWHELGQTSRDRKKWDATTVGC
- the csrA gene encoding carbon storage regulator CsrA produces the protein MLVLSRKKNESIVINNDIKIVVVEIRGDKVRLGVEAPREVPVHRREVYDAIQRSLEAGELTVESTDTPVESGDAPIES